In one Streptomyces sp. NBC_01288 genomic region, the following are encoded:
- a CDS encoding NAD(P)/FAD-dependent oxidoreductase — translation MRGESGKRSRRVAVVGVGILGACVGWNLARRGAEVVLIDAGRPGEGVTDWSFSWVNAGNKTVTRAYFDLNVAGIAAHHELAGIIGPDSWWYPSGHLRWTDDPAAEAKFLKTAELLGGWGYRVEVSTGAEVRRRLEPALALPDEVPVVLYPDEAWVHGRHLVDRLVGQVVAAGGELRSRTEVHDIGTGADGSVRTVSLSDGSRLDVDIVVNAAGPAASHVAGLVGRRLPMRREPGVVTRIDCAPVPIHRAMHAPHIEMRPDGDASMVLHSREIDALIDTGEEPAELARLLHELARHVVPDLADSRIAQARVAFRPIPADGFPSVGAVPSVPGYYEAVSHSGITLGPVIGRLLAAEILDGERDELLAGFLPERFPQ, via the coding sequence GTGAGGGGCGAGTCCGGGAAGCGGTCTCGACGTGTCGCTGTCGTCGGCGTGGGCATCCTCGGAGCCTGCGTGGGCTGGAATCTGGCCCGGCGCGGTGCCGAGGTGGTCCTCATCGACGCCGGCCGGCCGGGCGAGGGCGTCACCGACTGGTCCTTCTCATGGGTCAACGCCGGCAACAAGACCGTGACCAGGGCCTACTTCGACCTGAACGTGGCGGGCATAGCGGCGCATCATGAGCTCGCCGGGATCATCGGGCCGGACTCGTGGTGGTATCCCAGCGGCCATCTGCGCTGGACGGACGATCCCGCGGCGGAGGCGAAGTTCCTGAAGACCGCTGAGTTGCTGGGCGGTTGGGGCTACCGGGTCGAGGTGTCCACGGGGGCCGAGGTGCGCCGCCGCCTCGAACCCGCTCTCGCGCTGCCCGACGAGGTTCCCGTCGTGCTCTACCCCGACGAGGCCTGGGTGCACGGACGCCATCTCGTCGACCGCCTGGTCGGCCAAGTCGTAGCGGCGGGCGGGGAGTTACGGTCCCGCACCGAGGTCCATGACATCGGGACCGGTGCCGACGGGAGCGTCCGGACCGTCTCCCTGTCCGACGGCAGCCGTCTCGACGTGGACATCGTGGTGAACGCGGCGGGTCCAGCCGCTTCCCACGTCGCCGGACTCGTCGGACGGCGGTTGCCGATGCGCCGGGAACCCGGCGTCGTCACCCGGATCGACTGCGCTCCGGTGCCGATCCACCGGGCCATGCACGCGCCGCACATCGAGATGCGTCCTGACGGAGACGCCTCGATGGTCCTCCACAGCCGCGAGATCGACGCACTCATCGACACGGGCGAGGAACCGGCGGAACTCGCGCGGCTGCTCCACGAGTTGGCGCGGCACGTCGTTCCGGACCTCGCCGACTCCCGCATCGCACAAGCGCGGGTGGCGTTCCGGCCGATCCCGGCCGACGGATTCCCCTCGGTGGGAGCGGTGCCGTCCGTGCCGGGCTACTACGAGGCCGTCTCCCACAGCGGCATCACCCTCGGGCCGGTGATCGGCCGGTTGCTCGCGGCCGAGATCCTCGACGGGGAGAGGGACGAGTTGCTCGCGGGCTTCCTGCCGGAGCGGTTCCCTCAGTGA
- a CDS encoding L,D-transpeptidase: protein MGQVVGRRKGSIGIALVTGAVLVGATACGGGGSDKASGDDAKASGKASATASPSPTKPLGPPMLLDTITPQTGTTVGVAMPISVIFTNPVASKARATVEKHMKVSASQSVVGAWHWMGDKRVDWRPKTYWPSGTTVKIDADMKGVTNGNGRYGVHSYTHTFKVGDDVRADVSVTNHTMKVTKNGATVRTLSINAGSAEYPTWDGTMAVIDKQKKVHMTSCSVGISCDKGSANYYDLTLPWDIHLTQSGTYVHYSTGDPNPGSGSARGSHGCVHLSLSDAEWFYGQVKQGDPITITGSPRGKAPADNGYADFNLGWDQWLAGSGSGEGTTAAL from the coding sequence GTGGGGCAAGTCGTGGGACGGCGCAAGGGCAGCATAGGGATCGCACTCGTCACGGGTGCGGTGCTGGTGGGTGCGACTGCCTGTGGTGGGGGCGGCAGCGACAAGGCGAGCGGGGACGACGCGAAGGCGTCGGGCAAGGCGAGTGCGACCGCCTCTCCGTCGCCGACGAAGCCCTTGGGCCCGCCGATGCTGCTGGACACGATCACCCCGCAGACGGGAACCACGGTCGGCGTGGCCATGCCGATCTCGGTGATCTTCACGAACCCGGTGGCGTCCAAGGCGCGGGCCACGGTCGAGAAGCACATGAAGGTCAGCGCCTCGCAGTCGGTCGTCGGTGCCTGGCACTGGATGGGCGACAAGCGCGTCGACTGGCGCCCGAAGACGTACTGGCCCTCCGGTACGACGGTGAAGATCGACGCCGACATGAAGGGCGTCACCAACGGCAACGGCCGGTACGGCGTGCACAGTTACACGCACACCTTCAAGGTCGGCGACGACGTCCGCGCGGACGTCTCCGTCACCAACCACACCATGAAGGTGACCAAGAACGGCGCGACGGTGCGCACCCTGTCGATCAACGCGGGCAGCGCCGAGTACCCGACGTGGGACGGCACGATGGCCGTCATCGACAAGCAGAAGAAGGTCCACATGACCTCCTGCAGCGTCGGCATCAGCTGCGACAAGGGCAGCGCCAACTACTACGACCTGACGCTGCCCTGGGACATCCACCTCACCCAGTCCGGCACCTACGTGCACTACTCGACCGGCGACCCGAACCCGGGCAGCGGCAGCGCCCGCGGCTCGCACGGCTGCGTCCACCTGTCCCTGTCCGACGCCGAGTGGTTCTACGGCCAGGTCAAGCAGGGCGACCCCATCACCATCACCGGATCGCCCCGCGGCAAGGCCCCCGCCGACAACGGCTACGCCGACTTCAACCTCGGCTGGGACCAGTGGCTCGCGGGCAGCGGCTCCGGCGAGGGGACGACCGCGGCGCTGTGA
- a CDS encoding DUF6355 family natural product biosynthesis protein, with protein sequence MRFRRTVISALGSAALVLGSLGGVAAASPAAAGPCGFYETGSDAFYRHCTTDGSRVVIKVEVARARDYERCVAHGTTWLGSARKIQGAHYAGRTC encoded by the coding sequence TTGCGTTTTCGTCGTACGGTGATCAGCGCCCTCGGGTCCGCCGCCCTCGTGCTCGGCTCGCTCGGCGGGGTGGCCGCCGCGAGTCCCGCGGCGGCCGGTCCCTGCGGTTTCTACGAGACCGGGTCCGACGCCTTCTACCGCCACTGCACGACCGACGGTTCGCGGGTCGTCATCAAGGTCGAGGTCGCCCGGGCGCGCGACTACGAGCGGTGCGTCGCGCACGGTACGACCTGGCTGGGCTCCGCCCGCAAGATCCAGGGCGCCCACTACGCCGGGCGCACCTGCTGA
- the dacB gene encoding D-alanyl-D-alanine carboxypeptidase/D-alanyl-D-alanine endopeptidase, whose protein sequence is MPNSPSVDGASGRHRKSRAMSPALRRAAVIAVTAPVAGTILFGSSAFAAEKTVSTTAATLDTAEQKIADNLNTRVQDTRLGSTLSGVVIDAETKKAVWGHDATTALMPASNTKLATSTAALTILGPDHRFTTKVVYGNGTLTLVGGGDRTLTTADLTAMATTAVAGLKNAGLTTVKLTVDDSLFPAPTLATGWNDGYYPDSIAPVRALVVDGRHVTDTSLDAGQIFAKLLARQGVTVTGSVTHATAGTTAVPVAQHQSGTLSSIVEHMLKVSDNDIAETLLRSTALAAGRPATFEDGTAVVRQVLTQYGVSLANFEIHDGSGLSRSNRIPAQTIADILDLADDPANAPTLKYIVDGLPVAGEAGSTLGPEWGRFDTANSQCAVGKVSAKTGTLTGAIALSGLTKAADGRWKIFSFIENNSTAAPDATKDALDGLAATVNGCWA, encoded by the coding sequence ATGCCCAACTCCCCCTCCGTAGACGGCGCGAGCGGACGTCACCGCAAGAGCAGAGCGATGAGTCCGGCGCTCCGCCGCGCCGCCGTCATAGCGGTGACCGCTCCCGTCGCCGGGACGATCCTGTTCGGCAGCTCCGCCTTCGCCGCCGAGAAGACCGTCTCCACCACCGCCGCCACGCTCGACACCGCCGAGCAGAAGATCGCGGACAACCTCAACACCCGTGTCCAGGACACCCGTCTGGGCAGCACGCTCAGCGGCGTCGTGATCGACGCGGAGACCAAGAAGGCCGTATGGGGCCACGACGCGACCACCGCGCTGATGCCCGCGTCGAACACCAAACTCGCCACGTCGACCGCCGCGTTGACGATCCTCGGCCCCGATCACCGCTTCACCACGAAGGTCGTCTACGGCAACGGCACCCTCACCCTGGTCGGCGGCGGGGACCGCACCCTGACCACGGCCGACCTCACCGCGATGGCCACAACTGCCGTGGCGGGCCTGAAGAACGCGGGCCTGACCACGGTGAAGCTGACGGTGGACGACAGCCTCTTCCCCGCGCCCACCCTCGCGACCGGCTGGAACGACGGCTACTACCCCGACTCCATAGCCCCCGTACGGGCGTTGGTGGTCGACGGCCGCCACGTCACGGACACGTCCCTGGACGCCGGCCAGATCTTCGCGAAGCTCCTCGCCCGGCAGGGCGTCACGGTCACCGGAAGCGTCACCCACGCCACCGCCGGCACCACGGCCGTCCCCGTGGCCCAGCACCAGTCCGGCACGCTGTCGTCCATCGTGGAGCACATGCTCAAGGTGAGTGACAACGATATCGCCGAGACCCTGCTCCGGAGCACCGCGCTGGCCGCCGGCCGCCCGGCCACCTTCGAGGACGGCACGGCTGTGGTCCGCCAAGTCCTCACCCAGTACGGCGTATCGCTGGCCAACTTCGAGATCCACGACGGCAGCGGCCTCTCCCGCTCCAACCGCATCCCGGCCCAGACGATCGCCGACATCCTCGACCTGGCCGACGACCCGGCCAACGCCCCGACCCTGAAGTACATCGTCGACGGCCTCCCCGTCGCGGGCGAGGCGGGCTCGACGCTGGGCCCGGAGTGGGGCCGCTTCGACACGGCGAACTCGCAGTGCGCCGTCGGAAAGGTCAGCGCCAAGACAGGCACGCTCACGGGCGCGATCGCCCTGAGCGGCCTCACTAAGGCCGCGGACGGCCGCTGGAAGATCTTCTCCTTCATCGAGAACAACTCCACGGCCGCCCCGGACGCGACCAAGGATGCGCTCGACGGGCTCGCGGCCACGGTCAACGGGTGCTGGGCGTAG
- a CDS encoding DUF1206 domain-containing protein, which produces MTSSQTHKWGLRRASSTARSHAPGEAEGKQALSVTGRAGFVARGVVYVLVGALALQIAFGDGGREADRQGALQQVAAQPFGKVMLWMLVVGFGCMAIWRASQALLANGPKNKAGSRLLDGGRAVFYGFVCWGTASFAAGSGGSSGSDAKSQDWTASALKLPGGQVLVGLVGCVLIGVGATLAVRAVMRRFLRRLETGKMSRRVRQVVTGLGVGGGAARGVVFAGVGVFALVAAIRFDPHQAKGMDATLRTFAHTPAGPWLLVAVAVGLVLFGGFSFASARWRRL; this is translated from the coding sequence ATGACCTCGTCGCAGACGCACAAGTGGGGCCTCCGGAGGGCGAGTTCGACCGCCCGGAGCCACGCACCGGGAGAGGCCGAGGGCAAGCAGGCGCTGTCCGTCACAGGGCGCGCCGGGTTCGTCGCACGCGGTGTCGTGTACGTCCTCGTCGGCGCGCTCGCCCTCCAGATCGCGTTCGGCGACGGGGGCCGGGAGGCGGACCGGCAGGGCGCGTTGCAACAGGTCGCGGCGCAGCCCTTCGGGAAGGTGATGCTGTGGATGCTCGTCGTCGGCTTCGGCTGCATGGCGATCTGGCGGGCCTCCCAGGCACTGCTCGCGAACGGGCCGAAGAACAAGGCCGGTTCGCGCCTGCTGGACGGGGGCCGGGCCGTGTTCTACGGCTTCGTCTGTTGGGGTACGGCGTCCTTCGCGGCCGGGAGTGGCGGCTCGTCCGGCAGTGACGCCAAGTCGCAGGACTGGACGGCCTCGGCGTTGAAGCTGCCGGGCGGTCAGGTGCTGGTGGGTCTCGTCGGCTGCGTCCTGATCGGGGTCGGTGCGACCCTCGCCGTGCGCGCGGTGATGCGGCGTTTCCTGCGGCGGCTGGAGACCGGGAAGATGAGCCGCCGGGTACGGCAGGTCGTCACCGGCCTGGGTGTGGGCGGCGGTGCCGCACGCGGTGTCGTGTTCGCCGGGGTGGGTGTGTTCGCGCTGGTGGCCGCCATCCGCTTCGACCCGCACCAGGCCAAGGGCATGGACGCCACCCTGCGCACCTTCGCGCACACTCCTGCGGGGCCGTGGCTGTTGGTCGCCGTCGCCGTCGGGCTGGTCCTCTTCGGCGGCTTCTCGTTCGCCTCGGCACGCTGGCGTCGCCTGTGA
- a CDS encoding RNA polymerase sigma factor SigF, whose product MDDLPWIEDGAKVAPKDARVMSRIFLDRLQELEEGTQEYQYARNTLIEMNLSLVSFAARRFRNRGSGDMEDVIQVGTIGLIKAIDRFDLSREVEFTSFAIPYILGEIKRFFRDTTWAVHVPRRLQELRVDLAKSKETLGTELGRTPTVKELAAHLELTEDEIIEGLVAANGYVAGSIDTPSGDDESDSAPKYADTMGDDDPALELFEDLHTLAPLLQQLDERERTIIEMRFGQELTQAEIGRVLNLSQMHISRLLNRTLAKLRTGLLPT is encoded by the coding sequence GTGGACGACCTCCCGTGGATCGAGGACGGGGCCAAGGTCGCTCCCAAGGACGCCCGGGTGATGTCCCGGATCTTCCTCGACCGGCTCCAGGAGCTGGAGGAGGGCACCCAGGAGTACCAGTACGCGCGGAACACGCTGATCGAGATGAACCTGTCGCTGGTGTCCTTCGCCGCGCGCCGTTTCCGCAACCGGGGCAGCGGTGACATGGAGGACGTCATCCAGGTCGGCACGATCGGTCTGATCAAGGCCATCGACCGGTTCGACCTGTCGCGCGAGGTCGAGTTCACCTCCTTCGCGATCCCCTACATACTCGGCGAGATCAAGCGGTTCTTCCGCGACACCACCTGGGCCGTGCACGTCCCGCGCCGCCTCCAGGAACTCCGGGTCGACCTCGCGAAGAGCAAGGAGACCCTCGGCACCGAGCTGGGCCGTACCCCCACGGTGAAGGAACTCGCCGCTCACCTGGAGCTGACCGAGGACGAGATCATCGAGGGCCTGGTCGCCGCGAACGGCTATGTCGCCGGCTCCATCGACACCCCGAGCGGTGACGACGAGTCCGACAGCGCGCCGAAGTACGCGGACACGATGGGTGACGACGATCCGGCGCTGGAGCTGTTCGAGGACCTGCACACGCTCGCGCCGCTGCTGCAACAGCTCGACGAGCGGGAGCGGACCATCATCGAGATGCGCTTCGGCCAGGAGCTGACCCAGGCGGAGATCGGCCGCGTCCTGAACCTCTCGCAGATGCACATCTCCCGCCTCCTCAACCGCACCCTCGCCAAGCTACGGACCGGCCTCCTGCCCACGTGA
- a CDS encoding alpha/beta fold hydrolase: protein MRMRSRNHVTVSGRAGGPVVMLAHGFGCDQHMWRLVVPLLERDVTVVLFDHVGAGRSDLSAWSPERYSTLDGYTDDVLEICRELALGPVTFVGHSVSAMMGVLAAAREPEAFAGLVLLAPSPCFIDDPATGYRGGFSAEDIDELLESLDANYLGWSGAMAPVIMGNPERPELGEELANSFCRADPDIARVFARVTFLSDNRDDLAEVAVPTLVAQCSVDAIAPPEVGAFVRDRIPGSRLVTLNATGHCPQLAAPEETAAAITDFVESAR from the coding sequence ATGCGTATGCGGAGCAGGAACCATGTGACTGTGTCGGGCCGGGCCGGTGGGCCGGTCGTGATGCTGGCGCACGGCTTCGGGTGCGACCAGCACATGTGGCGGCTGGTGGTACCGCTCCTGGAACGCGACGTCACCGTGGTGCTCTTCGACCATGTGGGCGCCGGCCGCTCCGATCTGTCGGCCTGGAGCCCGGAGCGCTACTCCACGCTGGACGGCTACACCGACGACGTGCTGGAGATCTGCCGTGAACTGGCGCTCGGCCCGGTGACGTTCGTGGGGCATTCCGTGAGCGCGATGATGGGCGTCCTGGCCGCCGCACGCGAGCCGGAGGCGTTCGCCGGTCTGGTGCTCCTGGCCCCCTCGCCCTGTTTCATCGACGACCCGGCCACCGGCTATCGCGGCGGGTTCAGCGCCGAGGACATCGACGAACTGCTGGAATCGCTGGACGCCAACTACCTCGGCTGGTCTGGCGCCATGGCACCGGTGATCATGGGCAACCCCGAACGCCCGGAACTGGGCGAGGAGTTGGCCAACAGCTTCTGCCGCGCCGACCCCGACATCGCCCGTGTCTTCGCCCGCGTCACGTTCCTCTCCGACAATCGCGACGACCTCGCCGAGGTGGCCGTGCCCACGCTGGTCGCCCAGTGTTCCGTCGACGCGATCGCGCCCCCGGAGGTCGGAGCCTTCGTACGGGACCGGATCCCGGGCAGCCGACTGGTCACCCTGAACGCGACCGGGCACTGCCCGCAGCTCGCCGCACCGGAGGAAACAGCCGCCGCGATCACCGACTTCGTCGAATCCGCGCGCTGA
- a CDS encoding PP2C family protein-serine/threonine phosphatase, which translates to MGASDDSEGGDHRQPGKPPGKQPGDDHAAFSALLEDSAEDLYEHAPCGYLSTLLDGTIAKINTTLLDWLGYDHGDLVGRRTFSDLLTVGGRLYHETHFGPLLRMQGEVSGIALELKATDGSRLPVLVTSTVKTGGDGQPLLIRTTVFDARDRRAYETELLRARQQAEHEQDELKRLNATLQQTLLPPTLVNVPGLDVAAHYHVASTDMVGGDFYDLFPLSAGTWGLFLGDVCGKGAAAAAVTSLARYTLRAAAVYDPDPAAVLSNLNTVLNHEYNGHDPRFCTVVFGLLTPEGDRGGFRITLASGGHPPALLLRADGSADHVHTPGGQLIGVLPDAHIATATVHLAAGDTLLLHTDGLTEARPAHTRDADRYGDEALLDFARALAPTTASDAVAAIRDLLDTFGTGVDDDTAVLAINVPRPTSEEQP; encoded by the coding sequence ATGGGCGCGAGCGACGACAGCGAGGGCGGCGATCACCGGCAACCCGGGAAACCGCCCGGCAAACAGCCCGGTGACGACCACGCGGCGTTCTCCGCGCTCCTTGAGGACAGCGCCGAGGACCTGTACGAACACGCCCCGTGCGGCTACCTCTCCACACTGCTCGACGGCACCATCGCGAAGATCAACACGACACTGCTCGACTGGCTCGGCTACGACCACGGCGACCTGGTGGGCCGCAGGACCTTCTCCGACCTGCTGACCGTGGGCGGCCGGCTCTACCACGAGACCCACTTCGGCCCGCTGCTGCGCATGCAGGGCGAGGTCAGCGGGATCGCCCTCGAACTCAAGGCGACCGACGGCAGCCGGCTGCCCGTGCTGGTGACCTCCACCGTCAAGACCGGCGGCGACGGCCAGCCGCTGCTCATCCGCACCACCGTCTTCGACGCCCGCGACCGCCGCGCCTACGAGACGGAACTGCTGCGCGCCCGACAGCAGGCGGAACACGAACAGGACGAGCTCAAGCGCCTCAACGCCACCCTCCAGCAGACCCTGCTGCCCCCAACTCTCGTGAACGTGCCGGGACTTGACGTCGCCGCGCACTACCACGTCGCCTCCACCGACATGGTCGGCGGCGACTTCTACGACCTCTTCCCGCTCTCCGCCGGCACCTGGGGGCTGTTCCTCGGGGACGTGTGCGGCAAAGGCGCCGCAGCGGCCGCCGTCACCTCGCTGGCCCGCTACACGCTGCGTGCCGCCGCCGTCTACGACCCCGACCCGGCCGCCGTGCTGAGCAACCTCAACACCGTCCTCAACCACGAGTACAACGGCCACGACCCGCGGTTCTGCACCGTCGTGTTCGGGCTGCTCACCCCCGAGGGCGACCGCGGCGGCTTCCGCATCACCCTGGCCAGCGGCGGCCACCCGCCCGCGCTGCTCCTGCGCGCGGACGGCAGCGCCGACCATGTGCACACCCCCGGCGGACAGCTCATCGGCGTGCTGCCCGACGCCCATATCGCCACCGCCACCGTCCACTTGGCGGCGGGCGACACCCTGCTGCTCCACACGGACGGTCTCACCGAAGCCCGCCCGGCCCACACCAGGGACGCCGACCGCTACGGCGACGAGGCCCTCCTCGACTTCGCCCGCGCCCTGGCACCCACCACCGCGTCCGACGCCGTCGCCGCGATCCGCGACCTGCTCGACACCTTCGGCACCGGCGTCGACGACGACACCGCCGTCCTCGCCATCAACGTGCCCCGACCCACCAGCGAAGAGCAGCCGTGA
- a CDS encoding STAS domain-containing protein: MTQLAIRTRTTPAGPVVELTGELDYDSFPQVRELLPRLALSDGQQLVVDLAGVTFCDSSGITALLAARNHALAARAGIALAAVPGHISRIFHMVGLDQVFPTHPTAQDAEAAWTPPAARP; the protein is encoded by the coding sequence GTGACCCAACTAGCCATCCGCACCCGGACCACGCCCGCGGGGCCCGTCGTCGAACTCACCGGAGAACTCGACTACGACAGCTTCCCCCAGGTGCGTGAACTCCTGCCCCGGCTGGCGCTGTCGGACGGCCAGCAGCTCGTCGTCGACCTGGCCGGCGTCACGTTCTGCGACTCCAGCGGCATCACCGCCCTGCTCGCGGCCCGCAACCACGCCCTCGCCGCCCGGGCGGGCATCGCGCTGGCGGCGGTCCCGGGTCACATCAGCCGCATCTTCCACATGGTCGGCCTCGACCAGGTCTTCCCGACCCACCCCACCGCTCAGGACGCGGAAGCGGCCTGGACACCTCCGGCCGCGCGCCCCTGA
- a CDS encoding anti-sigma factor RsbA family regulatory protein — protein sequence MSTATDGAPFVHPALFYRGEEQYTVGTVPFVKAGLAAGEAVAVAVPGPRLELIKAGLGSSGADVRFLDMTEVGRNPGRIIPGVLRAFADAHAGSGGRVRIIGEPIWPGRTAVEYPACVQHEALINSAFRDREVTILCPYDADRLEPDVLADARATHPLVIDEGAQLPSPAYDPQRAIARYNEPLPHPPGAASIAFDAGELPKSRYFAVQEAERLGLAGLRLQDLTLAVAELTTNSVLHGGGSGTLRIWAEDERIVCEVHDHGRLTDPLAGRRPPSRDQPGGRGLLLVHYVADLVRGHTAENGTTIRFYLAR from the coding sequence ATGAGTACGGCCACCGACGGTGCACCCTTCGTACATCCCGCGCTGTTCTACCGGGGCGAGGAGCAGTACACGGTCGGTACGGTGCCGTTCGTGAAGGCGGGGCTGGCCGCCGGAGAGGCCGTCGCGGTCGCCGTTCCCGGCCCGCGTCTCGAACTGATCAAGGCCGGACTTGGATCGAGCGGCGCCGATGTGCGGTTCCTCGACATGACCGAGGTCGGACGCAATCCGGGGCGGATCATCCCCGGCGTGCTGCGGGCCTTCGCCGACGCCCATGCCGGCAGTGGCGGCCGGGTGCGGATCATCGGGGAGCCGATCTGGCCCGGCCGTACCGCCGTCGAGTACCCGGCGTGCGTCCAGCACGAGGCGCTGATCAACTCCGCGTTCCGGGACCGTGAGGTGACGATCCTCTGCCCGTACGACGCGGACCGGCTGGAGCCCGACGTGCTCGCCGACGCCCGCGCCACCCATCCGCTCGTCATCGACGAAGGCGCCCAACTCCCCAGCCCCGCCTACGATCCGCAGCGCGCGATCGCCCGCTACAACGAGCCGCTCCCCCACCCGCCGGGCGCCGCGTCCATCGCGTTCGACGCGGGAGAACTCCCCAAGTCCCGTTATTTCGCGGTCCAGGAGGCAGAGCGGCTGGGGCTTGCGGGTCTACGGCTACAGGATCTGACGCTGGCCGTCGCGGAGTTGACCACCAACAGCGTGCTGCACGGCGGCGGATCGGGGACGCTGCGGATCTGGGCCGAGGACGAGCGGATCGTCTGCGAGGTGCACGACCACGGCCGGCTGACGGACCCGCTGGCCGGCCGGCGCCCGCCGTCACGTGACCAACCCGGCGGACGAGGGCTGCTGTTGGTGCACTACGTCGCCGATCTCGTCCGCGGCCATACGGCCGAGAACGGCACAACCATCCGTTTCTACCTGGCCCGTTGA
- a CDS encoding PRC-barrel domain containing protein — protein sequence MADDMWDYQAESGHQTGTDLTGFKVEASDGSIGKVDKHSEDVGAMYIVVDTGVWIFGKHVLLPVGTIASIDVAERTIHVGRTKEEIKNSPEFDKDKHPGDAGYHEQVGGYYGHPRA from the coding sequence ATGGCGGACGACATGTGGGACTACCAGGCCGAATCGGGCCACCAGACCGGTACGGATCTGACCGGATTCAAGGTCGAGGCGAGTGACGGCTCGATCGGCAAGGTGGACAAGCACTCCGAGGACGTCGGGGCCATGTACATCGTCGTCGACACCGGCGTGTGGATCTTCGGCAAGCACGTGCTGCTGCCCGTCGGGACCATCGCGTCCATCGACGTCGCGGAGCGGACGATCCACGTCGGCCGTACGAAGGAAGAGATCAAGAACTCCCCGGAGTTCGACAAGGACAAGCACCCCGGTGACGCCGGGTACCACGAGCAGGTCGGCGGCTACTACGGGCACCCCCGCGCCTGA
- a CDS encoding hydrophobic protein, with translation MFPLILVLLLALLLFGAGFAIKILWWVAIVVLVLWLLGFVARSTGSGGTRGRWYRW, from the coding sequence ATGTTTCCCCTGATCCTTGTTCTTCTCCTGGCACTGCTGCTTTTCGGTGCGGGATTCGCCATCAAAATTCTTTGGTGGGTCGCAATCGTCGTTCTCGTCCTGTGGCTGCTGGGATTTGTCGCCCGTTCGACGGGTTCCGGCGGTACGCGAGGGCGTTGGTACCGCTGGTAG
- a CDS encoding RpiB/LacA/LacB family sugar-phosphate isomerase, translating into MRISVSSDMDEPVARSLVAELRDRGHEVVTHGALRPGDDPQWAVCSEAAAREVSTGRSDQAVVCCWTGTGASIAANKVPGVRAALCTDAYTAEGARRWNDANVLALSLRLTSEPLLKEILDAWFTTAASEDADDRENVSRVGQLDVPR; encoded by the coding sequence ATGCGGATCTCTGTTTCCTCGGACATGGACGAACCCGTCGCGCGTTCCCTCGTCGCGGAGTTGCGCGACCGGGGCCACGAGGTGGTGACGCACGGGGCGTTGCGTCCCGGGGACGACCCGCAGTGGGCGGTCTGCTCGGAGGCGGCGGCCCGCGAGGTCTCCACCGGGAGGTCGGACCAGGCGGTCGTGTGCTGCTGGACCGGCACGGGCGCGTCGATCGCCGCGAACAAGGTGCCGGGCGTACGGGCGGCCCTGTGCACGGACGCGTACACGGCGGAGGGCGCCCGCCGCTGGAACGACGCCAACGTACTCGCCCTCAGCCTGCGACTGACCTCAGAGCCCCTGCTCAAGGAGATCCTCGACGCCTGGTTCACCACGGCGGCCAGCGAGGACGCCGACGACCGGGAGAACGTGTCACGCGTCGGGCAGCTCGACGTGCCCAGGTGA